Below is a window of Desmonostoc muscorum LEGE 12446 DNA.
TCTTTGTAGGAAGTCAAGCAACTAGTGTTTACGGGTCTTCTGTGCCATTGACCTTTGGTAACAGCACTCATGTGGGTAACGACTTGCCCAGACCAGGAAGCGATCTGATTGCGGATCTAATGAATGGTGTAGTATATTATCGCGGAACTCGCTACAACATTTCTCCACTTGACCTTGCCATATTACAAGACTCCGGTGTACCCATTGCTGTTACTAGCAACATTACTCTTGCCGTCAACCCCGCCAGTGTCAATGAAGATGGCAGTAGCAACCTAGTTTACACCTTCACCAGAAGTGGCAGCACCACCAATGCCTTAAGCGTAAATTATGTTGTTGCTGGCACAGCCACCTTTAACAGTGACTACACACAAAGTGGTGCAGCAAGTTTCACTAGCACCACAGGCACCGTTACCTTTGCAGCAGGTGCAAGTACAGCAACTCTCATTATTAACCCCACAGCAGACACCACCATTGAAAGTAATGAAACTGTTGCTTTAACTCTCAATTCCGGCACTGGTTACACCATTGGTACGACAACAGCCGTCACTGGAACCATTACTAATGATGATTTCCCATCCATCACCCTAGCCGTAGCTCCCAGTAGTGTCACTGAAGATGGCAGCAGCAACCTAGTTTACACCTTTACCAGAAGCGGCAACACCACCAATACCTTAACAGTGAACTACGGTGTTGCTGGCACAGCTGCCTTTAACAGTGACTACACACAAAGTGGTGCAGCAAGTTTCACTACCACCACAGGCACCGTTACCTTTGCAGCAGGTGCAAGTACAGCAACTCTCATTATTAATCCCACAGCCGACACCACCATTGAAAGTAATGAAACTGTTGCTTTAACTCTCAATTCTGGCACTGGTTATACCCGTGGTACGACAACAGCCGTCACCGGAACCATTACTAATGATGATTTCCCATCCATTAACCTCAGTGCTAACCAAACAATAGTCGAGGGTAATACCAGTTCTCAAAAGGTTAGTTATACCGTTAGTCTCTCCCAAGCCAGCAGCAAAACTGTTACCGTCAAATATGCCACTGCTAACGGTACAGCTACAGCAGGCTTAGACTATACCAGCACCGCCGGAACCTTGACCTTCAACCCAGGAGAAATCAGTAAAATCATTAATGTCCCGATTCTCAATGATTCCTTAAACGAGGCAAATGAAACCTTTACTCTAACTCTGACTTCTCCCACCAATGCCAGCCTTGGTACAACCAAAACTGTTACTACAACCATAACCGATACCCTGACTTCCTCGGTTAGTACAACTTTGCCAACCAACGTAGAAAACCTCACCCTAACAGGAACCGGAGCAATCAACGGCACTGGTAATGCAGGTAATAATATTCTCAAAGGTAATAGTGCCAATAATACCCTTGCTGGTGGTGCTGGGAATGACACCTATTCTTTCGTAGCTAATACTGCCTTGGGAACCGATAGAATTACAGAAACCACAACAGGTGGTACTGATACTATTAACTTTAGCGGTACTACAATTGCCATCAACGTAAATTTAGGTGTAGCCACCTCGCAAACGATTAATAGCAATCTCAAACTCATTCTCTCTGCCAACAACGTGATTGAAAATGCAACAGGTGGCACAGGTAATGACAGTCTCACTGGTAATACACTAAATAACACTCTGATTGGCGGTGATGGAAATGACCAACTCCAAGGGTTAGAAGGAAATGACAACCTTCAAGGTGGTAATGGCAATGATACTCTTACAGGTGGGACTGGTGACGATGTTCTCTGGGGAGGACTAGGCAATGATATTCTCACAGGGAACGGTGGTAAGGATAAATATCAGTTTCAAGGTAATGGGGTTTTTAGCACAAGTTTAGGTGTTGATTACATTACTCAGTTTGAAGTGGGACAAGACCAAATTGTGCTGAGTAAAACCACTTTTAATGCTGTTACTAATAATGTCGGGCAGGCTTTAACTGACTTTGCAGTTGTCACTGACAATCAATTTGTCAACGCCAGTAATGCACATATTGTCTTTAGCAGAAGCTCTGGCAGTTTATTCTATAACCAAGATGGCAATGTTCTGGGTACAGGTACAGTGTTTGAGTTTGCCCGTTTAGGGAATCCTACTATTACTTTGAGTAGTAGCGATTTCAGTCTGATTGCCTAGTAGCACTCCGCTCTAATTCCAAATTCAAAATTCCAAATGTTTATGATATAAGCATTTGGAATTTTGTTGCAACTAACTGTGCGATTTGAATGGAGTAACGCAAAACTATCTCTATGCCAAAATCTATTACGATAGCAATAATAATGGATTGATTGATAATGGAGATGAATTTTATTCTGATATTGCTGGTTCGGGTCGTAACGGTCAAATTACTACAACATTAGGAGCTGGGAATTACTATATTGGAATTGGGCAAAACTCCAGCAACGTCAACTCCAATTATTCCCTACAATTATCAGCCACATCTGCACCTCCTTCCATTTCCTCAAATCCGGGGAACACACTCAGCACTGCTTATAATATTGGCACTCTGACTGGGACTCAAACTATTAAAGAATTTGTTGGGAATGTAGACCCGATTGATTACTACAAATTCTCCCTAACCGACAAATGCAACGGGTGGTGCAGGCAATGACCGTCTCACTGGTAATACACTGAATAACACTCTGATTGGTCTTGATGGAAATGACCAACTGCAAGGGTTAGCAGGAAATGACACTCTTCAGGGAGGTAATGGTAATGATATTCTCACTGGTGGAACTGGTGATGACTTTCTCTGGGGAGGACTGGGCGATGATATTCTCACTGGTGGAAGCGGAAAAGATAAATATGTCTTTCAAGGCAATGGTGTATTTAGCACAAGTTTAGGTGTTGATTACATCAGCGAGTTTGAAGCAGGACAAGACCAAATTGTGCTGAGTAAAACCACCTTCAATGCTGTTACTAATACTGTGGGACAGGCTTTAACTGACTTTGCAGTTGTCAGTGAAGATCAATTCTAGGACTTACGCATTGACAGAAAAGCCAAAATAGCAGCTATAGTTTTCAAGGCTTATAGCAAGATTTTTCAATGATATTTTAGCGATCGCACCCAATCAAGGGAGATTGATAAAAGCCTGAAACAACGTATTTACGTTGATACACAAGATAATTATTTTGTACAGTGCGTAAGTCCTAAATTCGTCAACGCTAGTAATGCACGTATTGTCTTTAGCCAAAGTAGTGGCAGCCTATTCTATAACCGAGACGGCAATCTTCTGGGTACAGCAACAGTGTTTGAATTTGCTAGTTTAGGGAATTCTGATATTACTCTGAGTACTAGCAATTTCAGTCTGATTGCCTAGTACAACTTGCCTCCAATTTCAAATTCAAAATTCCAAATGTTTATCATATGAGCATTTGGAATTTTGGAGGTTGCTTAAGATTAAGAGTATGTTTGCTCTATTTATACCAATTCTGTATGAAGATGCGCCAAACTATATGAGGAACGAACCGCAAAGGACACAAAGAAAGAAAGAAAGAAAGAAAGAAAGAAAGAAAGAAAGAAGAAGCCAAGAAAATTTGGCACAGCCTCACAAAGAAACGGTATTACGCCGTGCTGTAATATTAAGGTTTCTAGAGTAGAGACGCGATGAATCGCGTCTTCTCTAAGAGGATGTTTTAAAAGTCATAATTGATGTATCAAATATTTTTTACCCCACCCTAACCCTCCCCTTATAAAGGCAGGGCTGATTCATTCCCTAAAACAGGTAAAATTGCAAGTGTTGAGGGGAGGAAAATTATGGGTAGTTCTCTGATTGAACAACTGCGGCTTGTGGAAGATTTTAGAACAAAAGATGGTCGAAGGCATCCACTCTGGTTGGTATTAGTGTTTGTAATAATGGGCACTATGAATGGATACGTCGGTTATCGTGCATGGGGAGATTTCGTCAAACGGCATCGTTGGGCATTGATAAAAACATTTGAAATACAAAAACATGGTGTTCCTTCTTACTCAACAATCCGACGTGTAATCATGGGAGTAGATTTTGAGAAACTGGTGAAAATATTTAACCATTGGGCGCAGAATTACGTTGATATAACTGAATCAGAATGGTTGAGCGTGGATGGTAAAAGTATTAAAGGCACAGTCCAAAACTACAATTCATCAAGTCAAAATTTTGTCAGCATAGTATCAGTATTTGCAAGTAAAAGAGGACTTGTTATCGGCATGAAACAATTGAAAAATAAGGAAGAGAGTGAAATTCAAGTTGTACAAAACTTAATTACAGCTTTGGATATCAAAGATGCCGTATTCAGTTTTGATTCTCTGCATTGCCAAAAAAAACTTGCCAGTTAGTTATTATTGTGGCAACGATTACATAATTGCGGTTAAAGATAATCAACCAAAATTACATCGTCATATTCAACGCATTGCTGCATTTCACAAGCCCAGAAGTCGTTATATAGAGACAGAAAAAACTAAGAATAGACTGACAACAAGGACTGTTGAAGTTTTTGATGATTTGAATGGAATTGACCTATCCTGGGCGGGAATTAAGTCCTTAATTCGAGTTGAAAGAACTGGAACACGAGGAGGTCAACCATATCATGAGGTTGTCTGTTACATTAGTAGCCTCATTCATCCCGCACGAGAATTTGCTCGTGGTATTCGCGGGCATTGGAGTATCGAAAATCGCCTCCATTGGATTAAAGACGTAGTTATGAAGGAGGATGACTCAAAAATACGTATGGGTAATGCTCCGGCGAACCTCTCAATCCTCAGAGCGATCGCCATTAATATACTCCGTCGAAATGGTCATCTTTCCATCACAATTGCTCAAAGATTTATCTCTAATGATATTGACAAACTTCTTGCCCTTGTGGAATGAATCAGCCCTGCTTGGAAAGGGGGGATTAAGGGGGGTAATAACTCGATTAAAATCACAACATACCACTTTTCAAACAACCTCCAAGAACATGTTGCAATTATTGTTAACTTCTCAGTTGTACGGGCATAGCTAAATAAGTCATTTTCAAGCCGCCCAGTGGCGTAAAAATCACTGGAGTTAAGCTTTGATTCAAATGCATTTGAATTTCGGAAGATGGTAACTCTTTTAAACCTTCCATCAAATATTTAATGTTAAAAGCAATATCTATATTTTCACCCGAAATTTGTGCCGGCATTGGCTCTCTACCACTACCCACATCTTGAGCTTCACAAGATAAGATAATTTCCTGGGCTTCGCTATCAATGCTGAGCTTGACAATATTATTTTTCTGATCTGCTAGCACAGCAATTCGCTCTAAAGTGCTGATGAATTGTCGCCGCTCAATTGTGACTTGTCGCTCAAATTGACGGGGAATCAGTTGTCGATAGGCGGGATATTGTCCTTCTAATGTGCGACTAGTCAAGCGCTGATTTTGCCATGCAAACACAACTTGACCTTGATCGAAATGTAAAGCCACAGGTTCATCAGATGAGGCGCTATGAGCTAGCATTCGTTGTAGTTCGCGTAATGCTCTAGCTGGTACTGTGACTTCTAGTTGACTAGTTCCATCTAGAGGACGTTCGTTGCTAGTTTCTACTACTGCGAGGCGATGTCCATCGGTAGCTGCAAATTCTAGAGTATCTTGTTTAACTGTTAAATGTACTCCTGTGAGTACTTGTTTGGTTTCATCAGCACTGGTAGCAAACAATGAACCCCGTAATCCCTCAATTAATGCAGCAGTGGTGAGATGGATTACTTCTGTATTTTCAATTACAGGTAGTTCGGGAAATTCTTCAGGCCCCATTGCTCTTACCTGATAATATCCACTTTTGGGTGTGAGTGTAACAATTAAACCTTCGCCGCCGGATGTTGCACCTGTGAGGGCTGATTCATCATCGAGAGTGATTTCGCCCTCTGGAAGACGAGAGGTGATGTCTACAAGTAACTTAGCAGGAAGTGCGATCGCTCCTCCTTGCCAGACCTCAGCATTAAAGCTAGTGCGGATACCCAAGCTCAAATCAAAAGCTGTTAAGCTTACCTGGTTAGTTTCAGCATCCGCTTGGAGCAACACATTGGCAAGTACCGGATGAGTCGGTCGTGAAGGTACAGCACGACTGACGAGTGAGAGGTTTGTACTGAGGTCGCTTTGGGCGCAAACTAATTTCATAAGTCAGATTCAGCTGGTGAAAGATATCGTAACATCCTTATTGTTGATACGCGAATGGCAAGATACAGCAATTTGTAGACGATACAGTTCGGATAAGGTTTTTTGATGAAAATTCTAGATCGCAAAGACAAGGGTAAATCGTCATCTTTACAAGAATAAGTCCTTTGTAGAGACGGCGATTTATCGCGTCTCTTGCCTTAACCGCGGATTTCCAGGAAGGTGAAGTACAGAAGCCAAGTCCCAAAGCCCAGTCAAAAGACTGTTTTCCTTCTAAATTCTGACTCCTGTTAGCGTAGCGGGGTGTAGCCCATTCTGAATTCTGAATTCTGCTGTATAAAGTGGTTGGAACCCTTTGATGGATCGTCAGATAAAGGTTAGGATAATCCATCAATTAGAGGAATATCTTGAAGCAAAACGCGATTAAGCGTGTTGCAACGTAAAAATTACCCAAATCCAAGTTTGGGCAGATTCTTTGGGGAGGTTGCTACTCTACGATCAATTTTTGTTTTTCTAGTCAGAGAAAATTTTCTACTCAGTAAATTAAGTTATCGAGCCTTGAATAAGCTACTCTTTACAGGTAAATCTTTTAAATTTATGGCTTTTGTCCTACCGCTAATCATGTGGTGGGGATACAAAGAAGTACAAAACCAATTTGTACAGCCGCAAGCAGTGATCGTTTTGGGTGGTTCAACGAGACGTTTAGAGCGAGAGAAGTTTACGGCAGAATTTGTCCGTAGGCATCCAGATATACCAATCTGGATTACGGGGGGTAGTCCAGCAACTTCCACAAAACGAGTGTTTACCAAAGCTGGTGTTAATCCCAAACGTTTACACTTGGACTATGAAGCAGTTGATACAGTTACTAATTTTACTACGTTGGTAGATGATTTGCAAGCTCGCGGGATCAAGAGTGTTTATTTGATTACTTCAGACTTCCATATGCGCCGGGCTTGTGTCATCGGCGAAATTATTTTGGGTAGTCGGGGTATTTATTTAAAACCAGTGCCAGTTCCCTCAGAAAATCCCCCTGAATCTCTTGAAAAATCTATTCGAGATGGAGCTAGAGCCATACTTTGGTTAGCAACTGGTTACACTGGTGTCGATGCCGCTAAAACTAAACCCTGAATCAAAGTAACTTTGTTTGGATTTTGGATTTTGGATTTTGGAATTAAGAGAATTAATGCTAATAATCCGGTCATTAGTCATTAGTCATTAGTCATTGGTCATTGGTTATTGGTCAAAGGACACATAACAAATGACAAAGGACAAATGACAGTCCTCACTAGTCACCTATATAATTTAGGAAAAAAAACGCCCCAATTTCTCTCACAATTTGATACCCTAGCTTAAACAGAATTGAGAAAAGTTAAAGCGTGGAAATTCAACTTGGGCGGGGAAAAACAGCTCGCAGAGCTTACGGAATAGATGAAATTGCTCTAGTCCCCGGTAACAGAACACTAGACCCCAGTTTGGCAGATACTAAGTGGCGCATTGGCAATATTGAGCGAGAAATCCCGATAATTGCTAGTGCAATGGATGGCGTAGTAGATGTTCGTATGGCTGTACGTTTGTCACAGTTAGGAGCATTAGGTGTCCTCAATTTAGAGGGTATTCAAACTCGCTATGCCGACCCAGAGCCAATATTAGATCGGATTGCCTCTGTGGGAAAAGATGAATTTGTTGCCCTAATGCAAGAACTCTATGCCGAACCAATAAAACCGGAATTAATTGAAAAACGTATTCAGGAAATTAAACAACAAGGTGGCATCGCGGCCGTGAGTGCAACTCCAGCAGGAGCAAGCAAATACGGTGAGGCGGTGGCAAAAGCTGGGGCAGATTTATTTTTTGTGCAGGCTACGGTGGTTTCGACTGCACATTTGTCACCAGAGTCTTTAGTACCACTTGATTTAGCAGAATTTTGTCGTTCAATGCCTATTCCCGTGGTGTTGGGGAATTGTGTAACTTACGAAGTCACTTTGAATTTGTTAAAAGCTGGGGCGGCTGGGGTACTGGTGGGAATTGGCCCTGGTGCTGCTTGTACATCTCGGGGAGTGTTGGGTGTGGGTGTGCCCCAAGCAACTGCGATCGCGGATTGTGCTGCGGCACGAGATGATTACTACAAGGAAACTGGTAATTATATCCCCATCATCGCTGATGGCGGTTTAATCACTGGTGGCGACATTTGCAAATGCATCGCCTGTGGTGCCGATGGTGTGATGATTGGTTCTCCCTTTGCCAGAGCCGCCGAAGCCCCAGGACGGGGTTATCATTGGGGAATGGCGACTCCCAGCCCAGTCTTACCTCGTGGCACCCGCATTCGCGTTGCCACCACTGGTAGCCTAGAGCAAATACTCATTGGGCCAGCAGGACTAGATGATGGCACTCACAATCTTTTAGGAGCCTTAAAGACCAGCATGGGCACCTTGGGAGCCAAAAATATTAAAGAAATGCAACAGGTGGAAGTTGTGATTGCTCCTTCCCTATTAACTGAGGGCAAAGTTTACCAAAAAGCTCAGCAATTAGGAATGGGGAAATAGAATTGGGGAATGGGGCAGCAGGGGAGATGGGCAGCAGGGGAGATGGGGAGCAGGGGAGCAGGGGAGCAGGGGAGCAGGGGAGCAGTAAGTTTTTCCCTTCTGCCCCTCTGCCTCTTGTGCCCAATGCCCAATGCCCAATGCCCAATTTCCAACATCAAATTCTTAAATAAATTTTTTCAGGCCCCTAAACAATTCCTGGAAAAATCCCATATGTCGCCTACAATAGAGATAGCGGAGACGAATGTTTCCGTTCACTCCTCACACCACACTCCGCCCGGACTATTGTTCGGGCGGTTCCTTATGTTTGTGAATAAATTCTAGAGCTTCTTTGCAAATGTACATCCTCCACTCTCAAGCAGATGTTTTTGCTATGGTAGAATTTTCACGAAGCTCAGATATATTTGGCGAAGGTTTTAGGCATGTCAGCAGCCGCACAAGTTACGGATTCTACTTTTAAGCAAGAAGTACTCGACAGCGAAGTACCCGTTTTAGTTGACTTTTGGGCACCCTGGTGCGGACCATGCCGTATGGTAGCTCCTGTTGTCGATGAAATCTCCGAACAGTACAAAGGTCAAATCAAGGTTGTCAAAGTCAACACGGATGAAAATCCTAATGTTGCCAGTCAGTATGGCATCCGCAGCATACCCACATTAATGATTTTTAAGGGTGGACAAAAGGTAGATATGGTTGTCGGCGCTGTGCCTAAAACTACATTAGCTACCACTCTGGAAAAGTATCTCTGAAACTCAATTGGTAACAAAATCCTCTTGAGTTATATATTCTTTTGTAACTTTAAGTTAATTTTTGCAAACAAGTTTGAAAGGCTTGAATTTCAAGTATTTCAAACTTGTTTACATTTGTATAGAATTTGAGGAGTCAGAATTCAGAATTCAGAAGTCAGAAGTCAGAAGTCAGAATAAAAATTAGTTGCTCTGTGTTTAAATTAGGAATTATTCACTTAGCGATCGCCACTAGAATCGCTTTATCTGCCAGTTTGTTTGTTTCTTCTGGTATGATGCCCTGAATAATAACTAAAACAAACGCTATATTGCCCACAGCATCTACTCAAAGGATGTCTGAACCAGAACAGAGATATTCATACCAGGCAGTTTTTATAGCAGTTTGCAATTGTGTGGAGTGCAGACAATTCGTAGGGGCGCACAGCTGTGCGCCCCTACCATGCGTCTCATTCAAATGAAAATCGCTATATCAGGGTTTCCTCACAACCAAATCATAATCTTGCTGTGTTTGCTAGAACCTAGAGGAAGCTTAAAATAAGCAATGGGAATAATAAGCTTGTTCAAGAAAAGCAGCAAGTCATGCATTTCTAATTAAGTTCCACAAATGTTGAAGTAGCGATATATTTTGATAATCTATTTCCGATAAATCAACTATTCGTTGTTGAATCTATGAAGTCTTATTTAGCCGCCGCTATTCAATTAACCAGTGTGCCCGATCTCCAAAAAAATCTGGCACAGGCAGAAGAATTAATAGATCTTGCCGTGCGTCGAGGTGCTGAGTTGGTGGGTTTGCCAGAAAATTTTTCGTTTATGGGAGAAGAAAAAGACAGACTCGCCCAAGGGGATGCCATCGCCATTGAAAGTGAAAAATTCTTGAAAAAAATGGCTCAGCGCTTCCAAATTACCATCTTGGGCGGCAGCTTTCCACTTCCGGTAGATAATACAGGCAAAGTTTATAACACCACTCTACTCATTGACCCAAGCGGTCAAGAACTTGCCCGCTACTACAAAGTACACTTATTTGATGTTGATGTTCCCGACGGCAATACCTATCGAGAATCCAACACTGTTGTGGCAGGTACACAACTACCCCCCGTCTATTTTTCAGAAAAACTCGGTAATTTAGGACTTTCTATTTGTTATGATGTCCGCTTCCCAGAACTGTACCGTCATTTGGCAGACAAGGGAGCCGATGTGTTATTTGTTCCTGCCGCTTTTACTGCTTTTACAGGGAAAGACCACTGGCAAGTATTATTACAAGCAAGAGCCATCGAAAATACCGCTTACGTCATTGCTCCTGCCCAAACAGGCAACAACTACGGCCGCCGTCTAACCCACGGACACGCTGTGATTATTGACCCTTGGGGTGTAATTTTAGCCGATGCTGGGGAAAAACCGGGAATTGCGATCGCTGAAATTAAACCCACTAGGCTTGAACAAGTACGGCGTCAAATGCCTTCTTTACAGCATCGGGTGTTTTAGGGAATGGGGAGTAGGGAGTGGGGAATAGGGAGATGGGGAGGCTGGGGAAGAATAACTCTTAACTCCTAACTCCTATAAATAAAACAAAAAACAGGGTGACTTCAACGCCACCCTGTTTACTTATCCCAAAATGTAGGAGTGCTTTCGCTCCTATTTATGAATTAAAGAAATTGGGAATTAGAAAAATTATAGTAACCGGCTATCTTACCCAGTCCCTAGCCCCCAATCCCCAGTTCCTTTTATTGATTAAACTTTGGCAGCTGCTTTGGTAACAACGTTGAGTTCACCCTTAGCATACTTAGCAGCAAAATCTTCCAAAGAAATTTGCTTAATCTTGCTTGCGTTGCCAGCGGTGCCAAATTGCTGATAGCGTTCAGCACAAACCTTCTGCATGTATGTAATAGAAGGCTTGAGGAAGTGACGGGGGTCAAACTCCTCTGGTTTTTTAGCCAAAGCTTCACGTACAGCAGCAGTAATAGCCAAACGGTTGTCGGTGTCGATATTTACCTTACGTACACCGCTCTTGATGCCTTTTTGAATTTCTTCTACAGGTACACCGTAGGTTTCAGGAATTGCACCACCATACTGGTTAATCAGCGCTAGTAAATCTTCTGGTACAGAAGAAGAACCGTGCATCACCAAGTGGGTGTTAGGCAGACGGCGGTGAATTTCTTCAATGCGGCTGATGGCCAAAATTTCGCCAGTCGGCTTGCGGGTAAACTTGTAAGCACCGTGGCTTGTGCCAATGGCAACAGCCAAAGCATCTACTTGGGTTGCTTCTACGAATTCAACAGCTTCATCGGGGTCGGTTAGCAGTTGGGAATGGTCGAGTGTACCCTCAAAACCGTGACCATCTTCTGCTTCACCAGCACCAGTTTCTAGAGAACCCAAACAACCGAGTTCACCTTCGACGCTGACGCCCAAAGCATGAGCTACATTTACGACTTCGCGGGTAACATTGACGTTGTACTCGAAGCTAGCGGGAGTCTTAGCATCAGCTTCCAAAGAACCATCCATCATCACGCTGGTGAAGTTGTTCTTAATTGCTGAGTAGCAGGTGGCAGGCGCATTACCATGATCTTGGTGCATGACAATGGGAATGTGAGGATAGGTTTCTACCGCTGCCAAAATCAGGTGGCGCAGAAAGTTTTCTCCAGCATAAGCACGAGCGCCACGAGAAGCTTGTAAAATTACGGGGCTATCTGTCTCTACAGCAGCCTTCAGGATTGCCTGAATCTGCTCCAAATTGTTAACGTTGAAAGCTGGGATGCCGTAACCGTTTTCAGCCGCGTGATCCAACAGCAGCCGCAGTGGTACAAGCGCCATAGATAGTCCTCCTAATGTGGTTGTCAGCTAGTCGGTGTGAGAGAAGCGTAATAATCACGCTAAATCTTAAGAGTTTTTTCAACTTATAGGAAATTATAACTAGTGTTGTGTGCTTATGTTGAAAAAGTTTAAGCTAAAGTTACTTTAAATATGACCTATAGTACTGTACACTCAGCTACCCGAAGGTTAAACGCTTTGGTAGCCTTGTATGCCAAATCATTCATCAAAGGCGATCGCCTCAGCTTTAATTTGCTAATTTTTGGACAAATGCTGCATGTTCGGGAG
It encodes the following:
- a CDS encoding Calx-beta domain-containing protein, producing the protein MTNFLDFVLPLTYNQLSAFSDLENFWNLFDSVFGTQYNRTISATVRSQWQAGDFSQLPQIEIIDSDILGNSNGAYASSTNKIYLSDSFVATATPAVVSAVLLEEIGHFIDAQINQKDTAGDEGELFSALVRGQSLTNQDLSRISTENDWANINIAGQTIAVEQNELTFNITFNDPFGTFSPYYSAIQSNILAAGSYWDNYIEGNASLEVVIDFLNTIPRATGRSFSSSFVRNNGTFNVFEQGAAAEIRTGIDPNGAAPDIEFNFNPDYLTNELWFDPEPSARITPVPDDKTDAVSVLLHEFGHAFAFNGWRNAFDGTFPGDYQSTFDEQTIFDGSNFFFVGSQATSVYGSSVPLTFGNSTHVGNDLPRPGSDLIADLMNGVVYYRGTRYNISPLDLAILQDSGVPIAVTSNITLAVNPASVNEDGSSNLVYTFTRSGSTTNALSVNYVVAGTATFNSDYTQSGAASFTSTTGTVTFAAGASTATLIINPTADTTIESNETVALTLNSGTGYTIGTTTAVTGTITNDDFPSITLAVAPSSVTEDGSSNLVYTFTRSGNTTNTLTVNYGVAGTAAFNSDYTQSGAASFTTTTGTVTFAAGASTATLIINPTADTTIESNETVALTLNSGTGYTRGTTTAVTGTITNDDFPSINLSANQTIVEGNTSSQKVSYTVSLSQASSKTVTVKYATANGTATAGLDYTSTAGTLTFNPGEISKIINVPILNDSLNEANETFTLTLTSPTNASLGTTKTVTTTITDTLTSSVSTTLPTNVENLTLTGTGAINGTGNAGNNILKGNSANNTLAGGAGNDTYSFVANTALGTDRITETTTGGTDTINFSGTTIAINVNLGVATSQTINSNLKLILSANNVIENATGGTGNDSLTGNTLNNTLIGGDGNDQLQGLEGNDNLQGGNGNDTLTGGTGDDVLWGGLGNDILTGNGGKDKYQFQGNGVFSTSLGVDYITQFEVGQDQIVLSKTTFNAVTNNVGQALTDFAVVTDNQFVNASNAHIVFSRSSGSLFYNQDGNVLGTGTVFEFARLGNPTITLSSSDFSLIA
- a CDS encoding M10 family metallopeptidase C-terminal domain-containing protein, with the protein product MIGLDGNDQLQGLAGNDTLQGGNGNDILTGGTGDDFLWGGLGDDILTGGSGKDKYVFQGNGVFSTSLGVDYISEFEAGQDQIVLSKTTFNAVTNTVGQALTDFAVVSEDQF
- a CDS encoding ISAs1 family transposase: MGSSLIEQLRLVEDFRTKDGRRHPLWLVLVFVIMGTMNGYVGYRAWGDFVKRHRWALIKTFEIQKHGVPSYSTIRRVIMGVDFEKLVKIFNHWAQNYVDITESEWLSVDGKSIKGTVQNYNSSSQNFVSIVSVFASKRGLVIGMKQLKNKEESEIQVVQNLITALDIKDAVFSFDSLHCQKKLAS
- a CDS encoding ISAs1 family transposase encodes the protein MPYSVLILCIAKKNLPVSYYCGNDYIIAVKDNQPKLHRHIQRIAAFHKPRSRYIETEKTKNRLTTRTVEVFDDLNGIDLSWAGIKSLIRVERTGTRGGQPYHEVVCYISSLIHPAREFARGIRGHWSIENRLHWIKDVVMKEDDSKIRMGNAPANLSILRAIAINILRRNGHLSITIAQRFISNDIDKLLALVE
- the dnaN gene encoding DNA polymerase III subunit beta, with product MKLVCAQSDLSTNLSLVSRAVPSRPTHPVLANVLLQADAETNQVSLTAFDLSLGIRTSFNAEVWQGGAIALPAKLLVDITSRLPEGEITLDDESALTGATSGGEGLIVTLTPKSGYYQVRAMGPEEFPELPVIENTEVIHLTTAALIEGLRGSLFATSADETKQVLTGVHLTVKQDTLEFAATDGHRLAVVETSNERPLDGTSQLEVTVPARALRELQRMLAHSASSDEPVALHFDQGQVVFAWQNQRLTSRTLEGQYPAYRQLIPRQFERQVTIERRQFISTLERIAVLADQKNNIVKLSIDSEAQEIILSCEAQDVGSGREPMPAQISGENIDIAFNIKYLMEGLKELPSSEIQMHLNQSLTPVIFTPLGGLKMTYLAMPVQLRS
- a CDS encoding YdcF family protein translates to MAFVLPLIMWWGYKEVQNQFVQPQAVIVLGGSTRRLEREKFTAEFVRRHPDIPIWITGGSPATSTKRVFTKAGVNPKRLHLDYEAVDTVTNFTTLVDDLQARGIKSVYLITSDFHMRRACVIGEIILGSRGIYLKPVPVPSENPPESLEKSIRDGARAILWLATGYTGVDAAKTKP
- a CDS encoding GuaB3 family IMP dehydrogenase-related protein, translated to MEIQLGRGKTARRAYGIDEIALVPGNRTLDPSLADTKWRIGNIEREIPIIASAMDGVVDVRMAVRLSQLGALGVLNLEGIQTRYADPEPILDRIASVGKDEFVALMQELYAEPIKPELIEKRIQEIKQQGGIAAVSATPAGASKYGEAVAKAGADLFFVQATVVSTAHLSPESLVPLDLAEFCRSMPIPVVLGNCVTYEVTLNLLKAGAAGVLVGIGPGAACTSRGVLGVGVPQATAIADCAAARDDYYKETGNYIPIIADGGLITGGDICKCIACGADGVMIGSPFARAAEAPGRGYHWGMATPSPVLPRGTRIRVATTGSLEQILIGPAGLDDGTHNLLGALKTSMGTLGAKNIKEMQQVEVVIAPSLLTEGKVYQKAQQLGMGK
- the trxA gene encoding thioredoxin, which produces MSAAAQVTDSTFKQEVLDSEVPVLVDFWAPWCGPCRMVAPVVDEISEQYKGQIKVVKVNTDENPNVASQYGIRSIPTLMIFKGGQKVDMVVGAVPKTTLATTLEKYL
- a CDS encoding carbon-nitrogen hydrolase family protein; protein product: MKSYLAAAIQLTSVPDLQKNLAQAEELIDLAVRRGAELVGLPENFSFMGEEKDRLAQGDAIAIESEKFLKKMAQRFQITILGGSFPLPVDNTGKVYNTTLLIDPSGQELARYYKVHLFDVDVPDGNTYRESNTVVAGTQLPPVYFSEKLGNLGLSICYDVRFPELYRHLADKGADVLFVPAAFTAFTGKDHWQVLLQARAIENTAYVIAPAQTGNNYGRRLTHGHAVIIDPWGVILADAGEKPGIAIAEIKPTRLEQVRRQMPSLQHRVF